A stretch of Apis cerana isolate GH-2021 linkage group LG1, AcerK_1.0, whole genome shotgun sequence DNA encodes these proteins:
- the LOC107995020 gene encoding uncharacterized protein LOC107995020, translated as MQLKVLFFFLFVATISYAIADSSSSESKETAVDALKNIGKSADNIIKQFGKGFSAVAKGNLGTVNLTKVLKSAEERLKLPNLAKYSKEVKSQIVAARDQVANALLEGSSDVLAVLKDAIQLALRSTAPIESLVETFDTIKDVYFEIAINNSVTVGLSVLEDGVLICQAMVESMKAALKA; from the exons ATGCAGTTGAAAGTAttgttcttctttctctttgttGCCACCATCTCCTACGCTATCGCTGACAgt AGCTCCAGCGAATCGAAGGAAACAGCAGTAGATGCACTTAAGAACATAGGCAAATCTGCTGACaacataataaaacaattcggGAAAGGATTTTCAG CCGTGGCAAAAGGTAACTTGGGCACTGTCAATTTGACCAAGGTGCTCAAATCGGCGGAAGAACGATTGAAATTGCCGAATCTCGCGAAATATTCGAAGGAGGTCAAATCACAGATCGTCGCGGCTCGAGATCAAGTTGCAAACGCGTTGCTGGAAGGTTCATCCGACGTATTAGCCGTTCTCAAGGATGCCATACAATTAGCTCTCCGCAGCACAGCACCTATCGAAAGTTTGGTGGAGACCTTCGACACCATTAAGGACGTGTATTTCGAAATAGCGATAAATAATTCAGTTACCGTTGGTCTGAGCGTACTCGAAGACGGTGTTCTGATATGTCAAGCCATGGTCGAAAGTATGAAGGCAGCTTTGAaggcgtaa